DNA sequence from the Helicobacter sp. MIT 05-5293 genome:
TTACGCTTGAAGATAGTATTGAGACACTTTTAGGTGAAGAGATTATTGATGAATTTGACGAAGCTGCCGATATGCAAAAGCTTGCAAAAGAGAGAATTCGAGGTTATTATTTAAGATATTTGGAGAGGGTTAAAAATAATCAAGACAAAGTAAAAGATGAATAATAGAATTGTGTGAGATTTTTGTTTTCATCAAATCATAGATTCTATTGAGAGCATTTGAGACAGATGTCAAGCAGTGTGTCTGCGATTTTTTTAGCTTCTTGCAAGGGAAGATTCTGATGACAGGGGATAGAGATTTCAGAACGATAGAATCTGCTTGCATTTTTGCATTGTATATCATCATCTAATACCATACGATAAAGGTTAAATTCGTAAATAGGTTTATAATGCACTTGCACACCTAAGCCTTTTTGCAAGAGTGCTTGGAAGATTTGTTCTTTCTTCTCCCAAAGGTTAGGGCGAAGCAAAATAGGATAAAGGTGATGAGAACTTTGGATATGTGGCGGTATGGGTATCGTTTCAAAATAGTTATTACCCGCAAAATATTGATCATAGAATCTAGCGATTTCTCTACGATGAGCGATAAATTCCTGCAAACGAGGTAATTGACTAATCCCTAAGGCACTTCCTAGCTCACTTAGACGCAGATTCATACCAATCAGTGTGCAGTCATAATCCCATAAAGCATTTTTTTGCACCCCATGCGAACAAATAAGCCGTGCAAAATGGGCTAATTTTTTATCGTTGGTAAGCAATGCCCCGCCTTCTGCTGTCGTGATAGGCTTAAGGGCGTGAAAGCTAAAGATAGTTGCATCTGCCAAAGAGCCTATGGGCTGATTATGGTAACTTCCACCCAAAGAATGAGAGCTATCGGAAAAGAAAGTGAGTTTATATTTATCGGCAAGACTTCGAATCTTGTTGATCTCTACACTTTTGCCTCCATAATCCACACTCACTATGGCTTTAATACAAGATCGTTGAGGGTGTGTTTTTAAAAGATTTTCCAACGCATTTTCGTCCAGATTCCCATCTGGCTTGATGTCGCAAAAAATGGGCGTAATCCCCCATTGGAGCATCATATTGGTTGTGGCAACAAAGCTTATAGGTGTCGTGATGAAACAAATTTTCTCTGGTGGATGTGTAAGAGGCGTATCATAAAGTAGATGTGCAAAATCTTTATACATAAACGCACCATAAAGTGCATAAAGTGCGGAAGTAGCGGAGTTAAAACTAATGGCATATTTAGCATTGACCAAGGAAGCAAGACGATTTTCAAATTCTAAAGTGCGCTCACCTTGTGTGAGATGAGAGGATCGAAGTGTATCACAAACAGCATGAATATCATCATCATTGATTGATTGTGTGCTGTAAGGAATCATTATGCCAAAAGCTCTTGAACACGACTTTCGCTAAGTTTGGTTGTGTCGTGAGAAACGCGGAAGAGGTTACTAAATTTCTTTAAGAAAGATCCTTCTGTGGCTTGGACATTTTTTGCTGTTGTTTTGCCATTAGCAATTCTTTGCGTGCTATCTTGTGCATCATCTTGAAGGATTTTTATAGCATCTTTTACTTGCACTTGTTGATCTTTAAGAGTATCATAAAATTTTTGTGCGTCTGAATCAAGAAGCTTAGGATTAAGTTTTTGAGCATCAAATATAATATTATTATCACGATCTTTGATATTTTGACTAAAAACATTGTTGCCCTCAAAGAGTGCCTTTTTAAATGTATTGTCAATATTTTTCTTAAGCGTTGCCATTTCACTTTTAATATCATCTCGTTCATTCTTCTCGAGAGTTTCTTTGCTTTCTTGTGCAAGGGTAGCATATTTTTTTGCATCAGGCTCCATAGAA
Encoded proteins:
- the pseC gene encoding UDP-4-amino-4,6-dideoxy-N-acetyl-beta-L-altrosamine transaminase, which codes for MIPYSTQSINDDDIHAVCDTLRSSHLTQGERTLEFENRLASLVNAKYAISFNSATSALYALYGAFMYKDFAHLLYDTPLTHPPEKICFITTPISFVATTNMMLQWGITPIFCDIKPDGNLDENALENLLKTHPQRSCIKAIVSVDYGGKSVEINKIRSLADKYKLTFFSDSSHSLGGSYHNQPIGSLADATIFSFHALKPITTAEGGALLTNDKKLAHFARLICSHGVQKNALWDYDCTLIGMNLRLSELGSALGISQLPRLQEFIAHRREIARFYDQYFAGNNYFETIPIPPHIQSSHHLYPILLRPNLWEKKEQIFQALLQKGLGVQVHYKPIYEFNLYRMVLDDDIQCKNASRFYRSEISIPCHQNLPLQEAKKIADTLLDICLKCSQ